In Clostridium sp. SY8519, one genomic interval encodes:
- a CDS encoding DUF4422 domain-containing protein encodes MKDETDIKIMIALHKPYRVPQDDVYLPVHVGAEGKASLGFTGDNTGDNISRKNPNYCELTGLYYMWKNVPSDYLGLVHYRRYFSVTKDRDKWKRIASGEQIRDLLSRTDIILPVKRNYYIETNYSQYVHAHHEADLIETRKIIQEKYPEYLKAYDAVMKRTDGHRFNMFIMKRELADQYCTWLFDILFTLEGRLDISGYSRNDARVFGFVSERLLDVWLETNHYDSVDIPVVFMEQENWLKKGGDFLKRKFKGKKQRR; translated from the coding sequence ATGAAGGACGAAACAGATATTAAAATAATGATTGCGCTGCACAAGCCATACCGTGTGCCGCAGGATGACGTATACCTTCCGGTGCACGTAGGGGCAGAAGGTAAGGCTTCTCTGGGATTTACCGGAGATAATACGGGAGACAACATATCCCGGAAAAATCCCAACTACTGCGAACTGACCGGCCTGTATTATATGTGGAAAAATGTACCTTCGGATTACCTGGGACTGGTGCATTACCGCAGATACTTCAGTGTGACAAAGGATCGGGATAAGTGGAAACGCATCGCCAGCGGGGAACAGATCCGGGATCTGCTGTCCCGGACGGATATCATACTGCCGGTGAAGCGGAATTATTATATTGAAACCAATTACAGCCAGTATGTGCATGCGCATCATGAGGCGGATCTGATCGAGACCAGAAAGATCATTCAGGAGAAGTATCCGGAATATCTGAAGGCCTATGACGCAGTCATGAAGCGGACAGACGGGCACCGGTTCAATATGTTCATTATGAAGCGGGAACTGGCGGACCAGTACTGTACCTGGCTGTTTGACATCCTTTTCACTTTGGAAGGCCGTCTGGATATCTCCGGGTATTCCCGGAATGATGCCCGGGTCTTCGGATTTGTCAGTGAACGGCTGCTGGATGTGTGGCTGGAAACCAATCATTATGACAGTGTGGATATTCCGGTGGTATTTATGGAGCAGGA
- a CDS encoding sugar transferase, translated as MTNLSRYNFYLQCIADVIALLLAYTFAFWWKFLSSFRTGVYTEGAYLTLIPAMLVSYFVAAYFFSTRDNFVTRKFGRDLKEMAKIVAVVVVITLLYMFFAQTGLLYSREFVVVFAIAFFVLGLGLREIFRRIVRKFSSFSKNVERCVLICRYADVRKKIREISSPTEWRINLAGLVVTDRDMTGEYIEGIKVLADTETMVDVIRQSPVDSVLIVPNGTNRALREAARHFNDIGKLVRVDVDPFNVIPEARQDLDRVGSCSVLSFFPVHQIARRKLFLKRVLDLVISVLLLPLLLLFIILTAVFNNLESKGPLFIRRIRVGKNGRRFTQYRFRILRMDAAERTAQGKPARTRWGVFLCVSHLDRLPLILNVLLSDMSLVGIHAPRLSRFLEYQPERRKNMCIRPGIIGRWSFELDEEEIIAQERIYIEQWNVFQELALIAEFFFRFITNTLMRGFDPAQIEEEQEIIRDILEFKKPLEYDHSAYQHTVTGRERLYLAAKRVTDIIVSGLAIAVLSPLFLILMILVAMDDGGSPFYAHVRIGKNGRKLRVYKFRSMKQDAGDLEKLLTPEQMEQYQREFKIDNDPRITKIGNFLRKSSLDELPQLFNIFGGGLSVVGPRPIVEKETAIYGKDVAKLLSVKPGLTGYWQAYARNNATYESGERQKMEMYYVDHHCAKLDIRIVFRTVKSVAKGDGAQ; from the coding sequence ATGACTAATTTATCAAGATATAACTTTTACTTACAATGTATTGCGGATGTAATCGCGCTTCTTCTGGCCTATACATTTGCTTTTTGGTGGAAATTTCTTTCTTCCTTCCGGACCGGGGTTTATACAGAAGGAGCTTATCTGACACTGATTCCGGCGATGCTGGTGAGTTATTTTGTCGCGGCTTATTTTTTCAGCACCCGGGATAATTTCGTAACCCGCAAATTCGGCCGGGATCTGAAAGAAATGGCAAAGATTGTGGCGGTGGTAGTGGTAATCACACTGCTTTATATGTTCTTTGCGCAGACGGGACTCCTGTACTCCAGAGAGTTTGTGGTAGTATTTGCCATCGCGTTTTTTGTGCTGGGGCTGGGACTGCGGGAAATCTTTCGCAGAATTGTCCGCAAATTTTCAAGCTTCAGTAAGAATGTGGAGCGCTGTGTCCTGATCTGCCGCTATGCTGATGTCAGGAAGAAAATCAGGGAAATCAGCAGTCCCACGGAATGGAGAATCAATCTGGCCGGCCTTGTGGTGACAGACCGGGATATGACCGGAGAGTATATCGAAGGCATCAAGGTTCTGGCAGATACAGAGACTATGGTGGATGTGATCCGGCAGTCCCCGGTGGATTCGGTTCTGATAGTTCCGAATGGAACGAACCGGGCGCTTCGTGAAGCCGCCCGGCACTTTAATGATATCGGAAAACTGGTCCGTGTGGATGTGGATCCCTTTAATGTCATTCCGGAGGCGCGCCAGGATCTGGACCGGGTGGGCAGCTGTTCGGTACTCAGCTTTTTCCCGGTACATCAGATTGCCAGAAGAAAGTTGTTTCTGAAACGGGTGCTGGATCTGGTGATTTCCGTTCTTCTGCTTCCGCTGCTGCTTTTGTTTATTATCCTGACAGCTGTATTTAACAATCTCGAGTCAAAGGGGCCGTTGTTTATCCGAAGAATCCGGGTGGGCAAAAACGGGCGCCGTTTTACGCAGTATCGGTTCCGCATCCTGCGGATGGACGCGGCGGAGCGGACGGCACAGGGCAAGCCTGCGAGAACCCGCTGGGGCGTATTCCTGTGTGTCAGCCACCTGGACCGGCTGCCTTTGATCCTGAATGTGCTGCTGTCGGACATGTCACTGGTAGGCATCCATGCGCCGCGGCTTTCCAGGTTCCTGGAATATCAGCCGGAGCGGCGGAAGAATATGTGTATCCGGCCGGGAATTATCGGGCGATGGAGCTTTGAGCTGGATGAAGAAGAGATTATCGCGCAGGAAAGAATATACATTGAACAGTGGAATGTATTTCAGGAACTGGCATTGATTGCGGAGTTTTTCTTCCGTTTTATCACCAATACGCTGATGCGGGGGTTCGATCCGGCTCAGATCGAGGAAGAACAGGAGATCATCCGGGATATCCTCGAATTTAAGAAACCGCTGGAATACGATCATTCCGCCTATCAGCATACAGTGACCGGAAGAGAGCGGCTGTATCTTGCTGCGAAACGGGTAACTGACATTATCGTTTCAGGTCTTGCCATCGCAGTCCTGTCGCCGCTGTTTCTCATACTGATGATTCTGGTGGCTATGGATGACGGCGGCAGCCCGTTTTATGCCCATGTCCGCATCGGCAAAAACGGAAGAAAACTGCGGGTCTACAAGTTCCGCAGCATGAAGCAGGACGCAGGGGATCTGGAGAAGCTGCTGACGCCGGAACAGATGGAGCAGTATCAGCGGGAATTCAAGATTGACAATGATCCCCGAATTACAAAAATCGGCAATTTCCTGCGTAAATCCAGCCTGGATGAGCTGCCCCAGCTGTTTAATATTTTCGGCGGCGGTTTGTCTGTTGTGGGGCCACGGCCGATTGTGGAAAAAGAGACGGCAATTTATGGAAAAGATGTGGCAAAACTGCTCAGTGTCAAACCGGGTCTGACCGGTTACTGGCAGGCGTATGCCAGAAATAACGCGACATATGAAAGCGGGGAGCGTCAGAAGATGGAGATGTACTATGTGGACCATCACTGCGCCAAATTAGACATCCGGATCGTATTCCGGACCGTAAAATCCGTCGCGAAAGGGGATGGAGCACAGTAA